One Acidobacteriota bacterium genomic window carries:
- a CDS encoding DUF4159 domain-containing protein, translating into MLWQNGWVKRPAVTAVVLSVVLALAAGTAFAQWGWGRSRYPPRFRPPEHRDAGFSFCRLMYSSEYAGRGMGRWSTDYPYADINFMIRLSEMSTTNVNFDDEDEPIHWVVPITDDTLFDCPFIIASAVGSMVLSSDDADRLREYLLKGGFLWVDDFWGSWEWEQWESQIRKVLPPGQYPIVDLPIDHALFRTLFQIWEVPQIANIGFWMRSGGGTSERGSDSAEPHFRVIFDERQRIMVAMTHNTDIQDSWEREADDPRFFEEFAPDGYSLGINVLLYAMGY; encoded by the coding sequence ATGCTGTGGCAGAATGGCTGGGTGAAGCGGCCAGCCGTCACGGCGGTCGTGCTGTCCGTAGTCCTGGCCCTCGCGGCGGGGACCGCGTTCGCCCAGTGGGGCTGGGGACGCTCGCGCTATCCGCCCCGCTTCCGTCCCCCCGAACACCGCGACGCCGGATTCTCCTTCTGCCGGCTCATGTACTCCAGCGAGTACGCGGGGCGCGGCATGGGCCGCTGGTCGACCGACTATCCATACGCCGACATCAACTTCATGATCCGGCTGTCGGAGATGTCGACCACCAACGTCAACTTCGACGACGAAGACGAACCCATCCACTGGGTGGTCCCGATCACCGACGACACGCTGTTCGACTGCCCGTTCATCATCGCGTCGGCCGTCGGGTCTATGGTGCTTTCCAGCGACGACGCCGACCGCCTGCGCGAGTACCTGCTGAAGGGCGGCTTCCTCTGGGTCGACGACTTCTGGGGAAGCTGGGAATGGGAGCAGTGGGAAAGTCAGATCCGCAAGGTGCTGCCGCCGGGGCAGTACCCGATCGTCGACTTGCCGATCGATCACGCGCTGTTCCGGACCCTGTTCCAGATCTGGGAAGTGCCGCAGATCGCCAACATCGGTTTCTGGATGCGGTCCGGGGGAGGCACGTCCGAGCGCGGCAGCGACAGCGCGGAGCCGCACTTCCGGGTGATCTTCGACGAACGCCAGCGCATCATGGTCGCGATGACGCACAACACGGACATTCAGGACTCCTGGGAGCGCGAGGCGGACGATCCGCGCTTCTTCGAGGAGTTCGCGCCCGACGGCTATTCCTTGGGGATCAACGTCCTGCTCTACGCGATGGGCTACTGA